Within the Streptomyces sp. R41 genome, the region GCAGAGTGCCTTCCCTCAACTCCGTGAGGAAGCCTCGGACCCACTCCGCCTGCGCCTCGATCATGTGCAGCTGGTACTCGCTCTCCACGAGGAAGATCCGGGGCAGCGTCTCGTACAGCTTCTCCAGACCTCCCCGGGCGCTCGCGGCCTGCACTTCAAGGGAGTTGAGCCGCTCTTCGACCAGCCGTGTCACCTCATCGGGATGGAGCACGCCCATCAGTGAGAGCGCGGTCTCGAAGATCGGATACTCCCGCGCCGGGACGGCCACCAGGTCGGAGAGCCACTCGGTCGTCTCCTCACGCCCGGCAGCGGTGATCCCGTAGATCGTGCGCTCCGGACGGTTGCCCTGCCGCTCCACATCCGTGACCTCCACGAAGCCGTGCTTCTCCAGGTTCTGCACGACCGTGTAGAGCGAGCCGTAGTTGATCTTCGTGCTGGTGTCTTTGCCCTGACGGCGCAGCGTCTGGGCGATCTCGTACGGATGCATCGGCTTCTGCCAGAGCGTCGTCAGCACGGCGAGCGCCAGCGGGTTGCTCAGCTTGCGCCGCTTCATCGCCACGATGACCTCACCTCGCCCCCGAATATCCGTAGCCGAACATATCGCGTATCGAGAGCAAGCGTCAATACACACGATGTATCGCGATTTTCTGCCGCCCGCAAGGGCGTGAGCACTTCGGCGCGACCCCGACATGGCCGCGTCACGCAAGCGAAACAGGGCCTCCCTAATTTCTGTCACCCGACAGGAACTCCGCTCGGATCCCGCCCACCCTTCCGCGCCGAAGGCAGGTGCCGCCGTGACCACCACCGCCCCCTCCGACGTACGCCCCGACCCGCCGGAGTCCTCCGGCGACCGCTCCCTTGCCGAGTTCGGCTACCGCCAGGAGCTGCACCGCAGCCTCGGCCGGTACGCCTCGTTCGCCGCCGGGTTCTCCTTCATCTCCGTCCTCACGACCGTCTTCCAGTTCTTCGCCTTCGGGTACGCGTTCGGCGGTCCGGTCTTCTTCTGGACCTGGCCGGCCGTGCTGGTGGGCCAGTTGCTGGTCGCCGCGTGCTTCGCGGAGCTGGCCGCGCGCTATCCGATCTCTGGCGCGATCTACCAGTGGTCGTCGCGCCTGTCGAACCTCTCGTTCGGCTGGTTCGCCGGATGGATCATGGTGATCGGGCAGATCGTGGTCGTCGCGGCGGCGGCGCTGGCGTTGCAGATGGTGCTGCCGGCGATCTGGTCCGGCTTCCAGCTGGTGGGCAGCGATCCGGCCCCGACGAGCCCCGACGGGGCGGCCAACGCGGCCGTGCTCGGCGTGATCCTGCTGGTCCTGACCACACTGGTCAACGTCGTCGACAACCGTGTGATGTCCGTGATCAACCGGATCGGCGTGACCGCCGAGATCATCGGCGCGGTCCTGATCATCGTGCTGCTGCTCACCCACTCCGAGCGCTCCCCCGGCATCACTTTCCACACCGGCGCGGGCAGCACCGGCCTCTTCGGGGCGCTGATGGTCGGGTCCTTCATGGCGGCGTACGTGATGATCGGCTTCGACAGCGCGGGCGAGATGAGCGAGGAGACCCGCAATCCGCGCCGCACCGCGCCCCGTACGATCCTCACCGCGCTCGGCGCGGCGGGCCTGCTCGGCGGGCTGATCGTGCTCGGCGGCCTGCTGGCGGCGCCCAGCCTCACGGACGGGCACCTCGGTGTCGACGGCCTGAGCTACGTCCTGACCAGCAGCCTCGGCGACGGGGTCGGCCGTGCGTTGCTCGCCGACGTGGTGGTGGCCATCGCGGTGGCGACGCTGGCGATCCAGACGGCCGCCTGCCGCATGCTCTTCTCGATGGCCCGCGACAACCAGCTCCCCTTCTCCCCCCGCCTCGCCAAGGTCAACCCGCGCACCGGCATGCCGAGCGCCCCCGCCCTGGTCGTCGGCATCCTCGCCGCCGCCCTGCTGCTCCTCAACTTCGCCTCCCCGGACGCGTTCCTGGCGATCGGCACCACCTGCATCGTGATGCTGTACCTGGCGTACGCGATGGTGACCGGGCCGCTGCTGGTGCGCCGCCTGCGCGGCGAGTTCCCCGGCTCGGACGGCGTCGACGAGGAGGGCCGCCCCCTCTTCTCCCTCGGCCGCTGGGGCGTCCCGGTCAACGCGCTCGCCCTCCTCTACGGACTCTTCATGACCGTCAACCTCGCCTGGCCCCGCGCCGCGGTGTACGACCCGGCGGGAGGGCACTGGTACTTCCAGTGGTTCACCCTGCTCTTCCTCGGCGTGACGCTGGTCGCGGGCGCGGCGTACCGGGCGTACCGGGCGCGGGCGACGGTGGCGGAGGCACCTGCGTACGCCTGACAGGCACCCGGCCTCGTACGCTTGACCAGGTGAGACGCAAGCCCCGGATCCCGCCCTCCCCCCTGCCGCAGCGCCACGGGGTCGACCCCGTGCGGATCAAGCTGCCGCAGGGCGGGGGCTGGGCCACCGTGCGGGAGCATCTGGTGGAGCGGCTCGCGGCGGGGGCCGGGGTGATCGACCGGATGATCGGCGAGGGGCTGATCATCGGGGAGGACGGGCGACCGCTGAGCGCCGACGCGGCGTATGCGCCGGGGATGTTCGTG harbors:
- a CDS encoding PadR family transcriptional regulator, yielding MKRRKLSNPLALAVLTTLWQKPMHPYEIAQTLRRQGKDTSTKINYGSLYTVVQNLEKHGFVEVTDVERQGNRPERTIYGITAAGREETTEWLSDLVAVPAREYPIFETALSLMGVLHPDEVTRLVEERLNSLEVQAASARGGLEKLYETLPRIFLVESEYQLHMIEAQAEWVRGFLTELREGTLPGVKGWRTFHETGEIPPEFQDIENGEDRPFEK
- a CDS encoding amino acid permease, coding for MTTTAPSDVRPDPPESSGDRSLAEFGYRQELHRSLGRYASFAAGFSFISVLTTVFQFFAFGYAFGGPVFFWTWPAVLVGQLLVAACFAELAARYPISGAIYQWSSRLSNLSFGWFAGWIMVIGQIVVVAAAALALQMVLPAIWSGFQLVGSDPAPTSPDGAANAAVLGVILLVLTTLVNVVDNRVMSVINRIGVTAEIIGAVLIIVLLLTHSERSPGITFHTGAGSTGLFGALMVGSFMAAYVMIGFDSAGEMSEETRNPRRTAPRTILTALGAAGLLGGLIVLGGLLAAPSLTDGHLGVDGLSYVLTSSLGDGVGRALLADVVVAIAVATLAIQTAACRMLFSMARDNQLPFSPRLAKVNPRTGMPSAPALVVGILAAALLLLNFASPDAFLAIGTTCIVMLYLAYAMVTGPLLVRRLRGEFPGSDGVDEEGRPLFSLGRWGVPVNALALLYGLFMTVNLAWPRAAVYDPAGGHWYFQWFTLLFLGVTLVAGAAYRAYRARATVAEAPAYA